The Bacteroidota bacterium genome includes a region encoding these proteins:
- a CDS encoding TonB-dependent receptor: protein MKKYLIILLLLNISIVLNAEKVELSGVIRDAVTQETLIGASVLIKKGVGTVTDLDGKYSIELESGEYDLQISYVGYKTLLKHLLVKEKSIFLDFYLETMIIDEITVVGDIARSRETPVAFTNILPAKIDEELASQDIPMILNSTPGVYATQQGGGDGDARITIRGFNQRNVAVMLDGIPVNDMENGWVYWSNWFGLDAVTRTIQIQRGLGASKLAIPSVGGTLNIITKGIEAKKGGNIKQEIGNDGFLRTSFGYTSGKLKNDWGFTLAGSYKQGDGWVEQNWTKGYFYFLRIDKKLGKHILSATAMGAPQSHGQRSYKSQIATYDKDFADDLIGSDTNYTEPTALDMGLDYNEHWGYLERWTLDENGDTIHANREKVNTKVNYYHKPQFSFKDLWSINDKLYISNILYVSIGQGGGTGLSGSVNHLNNQVHLQELYNNQYDTAINEEQISTGMIYSSRNNHYWYGFLSTISYDLSEELNLSGGIDLRSYRGEHFREVYDLLGGVVYYDEDGRFLNNNNTPNTARVEGDKILYHNDGLVRWGGLFAQAEYKTGNWSGFVSLSASNSGYKRIDYFAEKDIVLADTILFQAAGYKRVGPNIFLPDTVHYNGNSYTVNSPEARHSETIWKWIPGFTFKSGANYNLNEYNNIFINLGYLSKATRFNNVIGQDNKLLNKIDNELVKAIELGYAYKSNKFTINLNTYYTNWENKPVQPFTNRLNYDTLLTGYISGINAIHKGIELDFVWKIFSNLELQGLFSLGDWKWDSHAEITRFDESGEFYDNYTFNANNVHVGDAAQTQYAFSIRYEPLKKLYLKGKYTHFTRYYADFNPEILKDLDEPRDSWELPSYKLVDFHAGYRFNIFGQNMSFSFNILNALNETYISDALDNDSYISDNPDEFDAKSASVFFGLGRRYTTSLKISF from the coding sequence ATGAAAAAATATCTTATAATTCTATTATTATTGAATATATCAATTGTTTTAAATGCGGAAAAAGTAGAACTTAGTGGAGTTATAAGAGATGCAGTAACTCAGGAAACATTAATCGGAGCAAGTGTTTTGATAAAAAAAGGAGTTGGGACAGTTACAGACTTAGATGGAAAATATTCAATCGAATTAGAAAGTGGAGAATATGATCTGCAAATTTCTTATGTTGGATACAAAACTTTATTGAAACATTTACTTGTAAAAGAAAAATCAATTTTTCTGGATTTCTATTTAGAAACCATGATAATTGATGAAATAACAGTAGTTGGAGATATTGCAAGGTCTCGTGAAACCCCGGTTGCATTTACAAATATACTTCCTGCCAAAATTGACGAAGAGCTTGCATCCCAAGATATTCCAATGATTTTGAATTCAACTCCCGGAGTTTATGCAACACAACAAGGAGGCGGCGATGGCGATGCCAGAATTACAATACGAGGGTTTAATCAAAGAAATGTTGCCGTAATGCTCGACGGAATTCCTGTGAACGATATGGAAAATGGTTGGGTTTATTGGTCGAACTGGTTTGGGCTCGATGCAGTAACCCGTACCATTCAGATACAGAGAGGATTGGGAGCGTCAAAGCTGGCAATACCTTCAGTTGGCGGAACACTAAATATTATTACAAAAGGCATAGAAGCAAAAAAAGGAGGGAACATCAAACAAGAAATTGGAAATGACGGATTCCTTAGAACTTCATTTGGTTATACTTCAGGAAAATTAAAAAACGATTGGGGCTTCACACTTGCCGGATCGTACAAACAAGGCGATGGATGGGTAGAACAAAACTGGACTAAAGGATATTTTTATTTTTTAAGAATAGATAAAAAACTGGGGAAACATATTCTATCGGCAACAGCAATGGGAGCACCCCAAAGCCATGGCCAGCGTTCTTACAAAAGCCAGATTGCCACCTACGACAAAGATTTTGCTGATGATTTAATTGGTTCAGACACCAACTATACTGAACCAACTGCACTTGATATGGGCTTAGACTATAACGAACATTGGGGATATTTAGAAAGATGGACACTCGATGAAAATGGAGACACAATTCACGCTAATCGCGAAAAAGTTAATACAAAAGTGAATTATTATCATAAACCCCAATTCAGTTTTAAAGATTTATGGTCGATTAATGACAAATTGTATATTTCAAATATATTATATGTTTCCATTGGTCAGGGAGGGGGTACAGGGCTCTCAGGCAGCGTAAACCACCTTAATAACCAAGTACATTTGCAGGAATTATATAATAACCAGTACGATACTGCTATCAATGAGGAGCAAATTTCAACTGGTATGATATACAGTTCGCGAAATAATCATTATTGGTATGGATTTCTTTCTACTATTAGCTATGACTTAAGCGAAGAACTTAACTTATCTGGAGGTATTGACCTAAGAAGTTATAGAGGCGAACACTTCAGGGAAGTATATGATTTACTGGGAGGAGTGGTATATTACGATGAGGATGGTAGGTTCCTCAACAACAACAATACACCAAATACTGCAAGAGTGGAAGGAGATAAAATCCTTTATCACAACGATGGACTCGTCAGATGGGGAGGACTTTTTGCACAAGCAGAATATAAAACAGGCAATTGGAGTGGTTTTGTAAGCCTATCAGCTTCGAATAGTGGCTACAAAAGAATTGACTATTTCGCAGAGAAAGATATAGTCCTTGCAGATACTATTTTATTTCAAGCAGCAGGCTACAAGAGGGTAGGACCTAATATCTTTCTTCCCGATACAGTCCACTATAATGGGAATAGCTATACTGTGAATTCACCGGAAGCACGCCACTCTGAAACTATTTGGAAATGGATTCCAGGATTTACTTTTAAGTCTGGAGCGAACTACAACTTAAATGAATATAATAATATTTTTATAAACCTCGGATATTTGTCGAAAGCCACACGATTTAATAATGTAATTGGACAAGACAACAAACTACTTAACAAAATTGATAATGAACTTGTTAAAGCAATTGAGCTTGGGTACGCATACAAAAGTAATAAATTCACTATAAATTTGAATACTTATTATACAAATTGGGAAAACAAACCTGTTCAACCATTCACTAATCGGCTTAACTATGATACTCTGCTTACAGGATACATTAGTGGTATAAATGCTATACATAAAGGAATTGAACTCGATTTTGTTTGGAAAATTTTCTCTAATTTAGAACTGCAAGGTCTTTTTTCTTTAGGAGATTGGAAATGGGACTCACATGCTGAAATAACACGTTTCGATGAGTCAGGAGAATTTTATGATAATTACACTTTTAATGCAAATAATGTTCATGTTGGCGATGCCGCTCAAACACAATATGCTTTTAGCATTCGTTATGAACCATTAAAAAAATTGTATCTGAAAGGAAAATATACACATTTTACTCGCTATTATGCAGATTTTAATCCAGAAATATTAAAAGACCTTGATGAACCGCGAGATTCATGGGAATTGCCATCATACAAATTAGTTGATTTTCATGCAGGCTATCGTTTTAATATTTTCGGACAGAATATGAGTTTCTCATTCAACATTTTAAATGCTTTGAATGAAACATATATTTCCGATGCGTTAGATAATGACTCTTA
- a CDS encoding T9SS type A sorting domain-containing protein, which yields MKRNLLLILFVSSLSFLFAQDCSDLFISEYVEGSHNNKALEIYNPTDNAIDLSDYHMSRYSNGGFSPNYIGLAPGGILEAHSVLVVVLDKQNPNGTGLDTIVFDELRALADIFLCPVYDDNKMMYFNGNDAVTLEKISTSEILDIIGKIGEDPGDGWTDIDPYFIDLGEWWRLWTRDQTLIRKPEIKEGVHLNPDVFNATLEWDSLPKNTFDSLRSHTCECGNAGTSNITNFQVENKIYFFPNPVINGEFKIRSNKIFESIEIYNSLGNIVHKQKNDIPKASIDINSSNYNKGLYIVRINFTNGYTQTKKLIIK from the coding sequence ATGAAAAGAAATTTACTTTTAATTTTATTTGTTAGTTCGCTTAGTTTTCTATTTGCACAAGATTGTTCAGATTTGTTTATATCTGAATATGTTGAAGGAAGCCATAATAACAAAGCTTTGGAAATTTATAATCCAACAGATAATGCTATTGATCTTTCCGACTATCATATGTCAAGGTATTCAAATGGCGGATTTAGTCCAAATTACATAGGTCTTGCCCCAGGTGGAATACTCGAAGCTCATAGCGTTCTTGTTGTAGTTTTAGACAAACAAAATCCTAATGGCACAGGATTGGATACTATTGTTTTTGACGAGCTAAGAGCTTTGGCCGACATTTTCCTTTGCCCTGTTTATGATGATAACAAAATGATGTATTTCAATGGAAATGATGCTGTTACCCTTGAAAAGATTTCTACATCTGAGATTTTAGATATAATTGGGAAAATTGGCGAAGACCCAGGCGATGGTTGGACTGACATTGATCCATATTTTATAGATCTTGGGGAATGGTGGAGATTATGGACAAGAGATCAAACCTTAATTCGTAAGCCCGAAATAAAAGAAGGTGTTCATCTAAATCCCGATGTTTTTAATGCTACTTTAGAATGGGATTCTTTGCCAAAAAACACTTTCGACAGTTTACGTTCACATACATGCGAATGCGGAAATGCAGGAACAAGCAATATCACCAATTTTCAGGTCGAAAATAAAATCTATTTTTTCCCAAATCCGGTAATAAATGGAGAATTTAAAATTCGCTCAAACAAAATATTTGAATCAATAGAAATCTATAATAGCCTCGGAAATATAGTTCACAAACAGAAAAATGACATTCCTAAAGCTTCTATTGATATTAACAGCAGTAATTATAACAAAGGTTTATACATAGTTAGAATCAATTTTACAAATGGCTATACTCAAACTAAAAAGCTAATAATCAAATAA
- a CDS encoding DUF3857 and transglutaminase domain-containing protein, with translation MKKLFVLFVLIFSIIGADANPIKDLIRNSGNSKNYPKDDLLIIFDSTKVDVQETGLSYVNFHALYKILTTKGAKRMSVVKFDYDPLSAFVEIRKVVIYRKSGKIEELDVSNELDYPAPARMIYWGARQKMLEIGRLETGDAVEVFMFRKGFTYALLQENGDEQYIPPMRGHFYDIVNFWSSDPIITKFYQTKIPENKFVQYKFYNGDVDSLIQKMDGKIAYSFTKKNISKIKREPGMVALSDIAPKLLISTSPDWEAKSQWFYGVNEDFGSFNSTPEIDKKIKEILQAATNELDSISKLTHWVADNMRYSGISMGKGEGYTLHSGEMNFTDRCGVCKDKASLLITFLRAAGFESYAAMTMAGSRIDRIPADQFNHSVTIVKLKNGKYKILDPTWVPFVRELWSSREQQQNYLMGLPDGADLMETPISAAENHYYKIIGISELFADGTMKGEFTLEAEGQSDAAFRGGFVRTYYNYWYGVFEKELMKISPNIKIIEMNIPDFYDYSDPLKMKFKYEIPNYAIVTNEEIIFTPIVASNLFKRFNSYLYTKTDVEERKYNFRSSCSKLIELNEEIKLPAFAESTYLPEAEKVEGSGADYTGNYKIENQTLKLNEKIVLKKRIYEPADWDSYKKAIESQNKFANEPVILKIK, from the coding sequence ATAAAGAAATTATTTGTTCTTTTTGTGCTTATATTCAGTATTATAGGCGCTGACGCAAACCCAATTAAAGATTTAATCAGAAATTCTGGAAATTCGAAAAACTATCCAAAAGACGATCTCTTGATAATTTTTGACAGTACTAAAGTTGATGTTCAAGAAACGGGTTTGAGCTATGTAAATTTTCATGCGCTTTATAAAATTTTAACAACAAAAGGTGCTAAGAGAATGAGTGTTGTAAAATTCGATTATGATCCTTTGTCGGCATTTGTTGAAATTCGCAAGGTTGTTATTTACAGAAAAAGTGGTAAGATTGAAGAGCTTGATGTATCGAACGAATTGGATTATCCGGCACCGGCACGAATGATTTATTGGGGTGCACGTCAGAAAATGCTTGAAATAGGCAGACTTGAAACTGGCGATGCGGTGGAGGTTTTTATGTTTCGCAAAGGTTTTACTTATGCACTTCTTCAGGAAAACGGCGACGAACAATACATTCCACCTATGCGAGGCCATTTCTACGATATTGTGAATTTTTGGAGCAGCGATCCGATTATTACAAAATTTTATCAGACAAAAATTCCTGAAAATAAATTTGTTCAGTATAAATTCTATAATGGAGATGTTGATTCTTTGATTCAGAAAATGGATGGAAAAATCGCATATTCGTTTACCAAAAAGAATATTTCGAAAATTAAAAGAGAACCCGGAATGGTTGCACTGTCGGACATTGCACCAAAATTGCTTATTTCAACAAGTCCCGATTGGGAAGCGAAATCGCAATGGTTTTATGGTGTTAATGAAGATTTTGGCAGCTTCAATTCTACTCCGGAAATAGACAAAAAAATAAAAGAAATTTTACAAGCTGCCACAAATGAATTAGATTCAATATCAAAGCTAACACATTGGGTGGCAGACAATATGCGATATTCCGGAATTTCTATGGGAAAGGGCGAAGGATATACTTTGCATTCGGGAGAAATGAATTTTACCGATCGTTGCGGAGTGTGTAAAGATAAAGCAAGTTTGCTGATAACTTTCCTTCGTGCGGCAGGTTTCGAATCGTATGCTGCTATGACTATGGCCGGTTCGCGAATCGACCGAATTCCTGCCGACCAGTTTAATCATAGTGTTACAATTGTGAAATTGAAGAACGGAAAATATAAAATACTTGATCCTACTTGGGTGCCTTTTGTGAGGGAATTATGGTCGAGCCGCGAGCAGCAGCAAAACTATTTGATGGGCTTGCCCGATGGAGCAGATTTGATGGAAACTCCAATTTCAGCAGCTGAAAATCACTATTATAAAATCATTGGTATTTCGGAATTATTTGCAGATGGAACAATGAAAGGAGAGTTTACATTAGAAGCTGAAGGACAATCTGACGCTGCATTTAGAGGCGGTTTTGTTAGAACTTATTATAATTATTGGTACGGAGTATTTGAAAAAGAACTAATGAAAATTTCTCCCAATATTAAAATTATTGAGATGAACATTCCGGATTTCTATGATTATTCCGATCCTTTGAAAATGAAATTTAAATATGAAATTCCGAATTATGCAATTGTAACCAATGAGGAAATCATTTTTACTCCCATAGTTGCCTCAAACCTTTTTAAACGATTTAATTCGTATTTATATACAAAAACAGATGTTGAAGAAAGAAAATACAACTTTAGAAGTAGTTGCAGCAAACTAATTGAGCTTAATGAAGAAATTAAACTTCCGGCTTTCGCTGAAAGCACTTATTTGCCGGAAGCAGAAAAGGTAGAAGGTAGTGGTGCAGATTATACCGGAAACTATAAAATTGAGAATCAAACTCTAAAACTTAATGAGAAAATTGTTCTGAAAAAGCGAATCTATGAACCTGCCGATTGGGATTCTTATAAAAAAGCAATCGAGTCGCAAAATAAATTTGCAAACGAGCCTGTGATTCTAAAAATCAAGTAA
- a CDS encoding DUF3857 domain-containing protein produces MKYKHILLLVILASLISCNSSKKTDDTTDMFPNADAVYINMTKEYQLNEDGTILYNYSHRLKYLSYFSFNRKYGETFIAYNPEFQDLKINISQTTMADGKLVKAPGNAFNEVLPSYAANAPAFNHLREMVVTHTALEKNSIVDLDYTITNKSESLPALMGSENISSSSPVKNFQIIVKIPKDKLLKYELLNDTLNPKIEAIENYTLYKWEFKNVSADVHELLQSGKTHPKLLFSTANSEEVFSDFVSQEAFSYNIGESEKKWVRKNTGLYKDEFQYIKTIQKAVVNDLNFWNIPLDICGYKIRTTNETWESNGGTKLEKTLLLCALLSQANISAEPVVMIPNNCYNQNIGLLEFYDFFVKIKLRNEIVHYFSAINMNSQDEIFSNPNKTIIPLNINNREVVETSRNLVNEVIVDYNFELNSSLSVSGNAILSLNNENNPYVELQTDESKVKKLLSSLAVKSFEIVESTPHQLQVKYNFDGDKPFREHGSYYFWNLPSQTQGIRKLHIEQLAENRTTDLELEKLIVEKYTYSVELPENYKLVSPLKNFSEKNNVGELAMNFSIQDNLLKLERSIKLNKKNIHKTEYKHFRKLFSIWTNSKNWELIIKKTE; encoded by the coding sequence ATGAAATATAAACACATTTTATTATTAGTGATTTTAGCAAGTCTAATTTCTTGCAATAGCTCGAAAAAAACCGACGATACTACGGACATGTTCCCCAATGCCGATGCAGTATATATAAATATGACTAAGGAATATCAATTAAACGAGGATGGAACAATTTTATATAATTATTCTCATCGTTTGAAATATCTATCATATTTTTCATTCAATAGAAAGTATGGAGAAACTTTCATAGCTTATAATCCTGAATTTCAGGACTTAAAAATAAATATTAGCCAAACTACAATGGCTGATGGAAAATTAGTGAAAGCTCCGGGAAATGCTTTCAATGAAGTTTTGCCTTCATATGCAGCAAATGCGCCTGCCTTCAATCACTTGCGTGAAATGGTTGTTACTCACACTGCTTTAGAAAAAAATTCAATCGTAGATTTGGATTATACTATTACAAATAAATCGGAATCTCTTCCTGCTTTAATGGGAAGCGAAAATATTAGCAGTTCTTCGCCAGTCAAGAATTTTCAAATAATAGTTAAAATTCCTAAGGACAAATTGCTGAAATATGAACTTTTAAATGACACTTTGAATCCCAAAATCGAAGCAATAGAAAATTACACCTTATATAAATGGGAATTTAAAAATGTATCTGCTGATGTTCATGAGCTATTGCAATCGGGCAAAACTCACCCAAAACTACTGTTTAGTACTGCAAATTCCGAAGAGGTATTTTCCGATTTTGTCTCTCAGGAAGCATTTTCATACAATATTGGCGAAAGCGAAAAAAAATGGGTGAGAAAAAATACAGGTTTATATAAAGATGAATTTCAGTATATTAAAACAATTCAAAAAGCTGTAGTAAACGATTTAAACTTTTGGAATATTCCATTAGATATTTGCGGCTACAAAATTAGAACAACAAACGAAACCTGGGAATCGAATGGTGGAACTAAACTCGAAAAAACTCTTCTACTGTGCGCACTTCTCAGTCAGGCAAATATTAGTGCCGAGCCGGTTGTTATGATTCCTAATAATTGTTATAATCAAAATATTGGTTTGTTGGAGTTCTATGATTTTTTTGTGAAAATTAAACTTAGAAATGAGATAGTTCATTATTTCTCTGCAATAAATATGAACTCCCAAGATGAGATTTTTAGCAATCCAAATAAAACAATTATTCCTTTAAATATTAATAATAGAGAAGTTGTAGAAACTTCCAGAAATTTAGTTAATGAAGTTATAGTAGATTATAATTTCGAGCTAAATAGTTCACTTTCTGTATCGGGGAATGCAATTTTGTCTTTAAACAATGAAAACAATCCGTATGTCGAATTGCAAACAGATGAGTCAAAAGTAAAAAAACTATTGTCATCCTTGGCTGTAAAAAGTTTCGAGATTGTAGAAAGTACGCCACATCAATTGCAAGTAAAATACAATTTTGATGGAGACAAACCTTTTAGAGAACACGGGAGCTATTATTTTTGGAATTTGCCTTCTCAAACTCAAGGTATTAGGAAATTGCATATCGAACAACTCGCAGAAAATAGAACAACAGATTTAGAGTTGGAAAAATTAATCGTTGAAAAATATACATATTCTGTCGAATTGCCTGAAAACTACAAACTTGTTTCTCCTTTGAAAAATTTCAGCGAAAAAAATAATGTAGGAGAACTTGCTATGAATTTTTCAATTCAAGACAATTTATTAAAACTTGAAAGGTCTATTAAATTAAACAAAAAGAATATTCATAAAACAGAGTATAAGCATTTTAGAAAATTATTTTCTATTTGGACGAACAGCAAAAACTGGGAGTTGATTATTAAGAAAACTGAATAA
- a CDS encoding Gfo/Idh/MocA family oxidoreductase, translating into MKNFALIGAAGFIAVRHMKAIKETKNNLISALDKFDSVGIIDSYFPDADFFTEYERFDRHIDKLRRTGKKVDYVSICTPNYLHDSHIRFALKQNADAICEKPLVLNPWNIDALQEIEKETGKDIYNILQLRLHHSIIKLKEEIDKGPKDKIYDIDLTYITSRGHWYHNSWKGEDQKSGGIATNIGVHFFDMLSWIFGKVQRNKVHFANGKRVAGLLHLEKANVRWLLSLEYEDVPAEVKKAGQRTFRTITVENKEIEFSGGFTDLHTRSYEEILKGKGFGLQEARPSIETVFDIRHAKPIGLRGDYHPFLNKIKNK; encoded by the coding sequence ATGAAAAACTTTGCTTTAATAGGTGCTGCCGGATTTATTGCAGTACGACACATGAAAGCCATTAAAGAAACTAAGAACAATTTAATCTCAGCTTTAGACAAATTTGATAGTGTTGGGATAATTGACAGCTATTTTCCTGATGCAGATTTTTTTACCGAATATGAACGCTTCGATAGACATATCGACAAACTTCGCAGAACAGGAAAAAAAGTCGATTATGTAAGCATCTGTACACCAAACTATTTGCACGATTCTCACATTCGTTTTGCTCTGAAACAAAATGCTGATGCAATATGTGAAAAACCTTTAGTTTTGAATCCATGGAATATTGATGCACTTCAGGAGATAGAAAAAGAAACAGGTAAGGACATTTATAATATTTTGCAATTGAGGCTACACCACAGCATTATTAAACTTAAAGAAGAAATTGATAAGGGACCTAAGGATAAAATCTACGATATTGACCTAACCTATATCACTTCGCGCGGACATTGGTATCACAACAGTTGGAAAGGCGAAGACCAAAAATCGGGCGGAATTGCCACAAATATTGGCGTTCACTTTTTCGATATGTTGTCGTGGATTTTTGGAAAAGTACAAAGAAATAAAGTTCATTTTGCAAACGGCAAACGCGTTGCAGGACTGCTACACCTCGAAAAAGCAAATGTTCGATGGCTATTAAGTTTAGAGTACGAAGATGTTCCGGCAGAAGTTAAGAAAGCGGGACAACGAACCTTCAGGACAATAACCGTTGAAAATAAAGAGATTGAATTTAGCGGCGGATTTACTGATTTGCACACAAGAAGTTATGAAGAAATATTAAAGGGGAAAGGTTTTGGGCTGCAGGAAGCAAGACCAAGCATCGAAACTGTTTTCGACATACGTCATGCAAAACCAATAGGCCTTAGAGGAGATTATCATCCGTTTTTGAATAAAATTAAAAATAAATGA
- a CDS encoding N-acetyltransferase, whose translation MIEKEYFAHETSVIDDNCEIGKGSKIWHFSHIMSNCKIGEKCNIGQNVVVSPDVVLGNNVKVQNNVSIYTGVICEDDVFLGPSMVFTNVINPRSAVIRRDEYLKTIVGEGASLGANCTIVCGNNIGKFSFVGAGAVVTKEIKAYSLVVGNPARHIGWMSEFGHRLSFDENNIAICPESNEKYKIEHNEVKKII comes from the coding sequence ATGATAGAGAAAGAATATTTCGCTCACGAAACTTCGGTAATCGATGATAATTGTGAAATTGGGAAAGGTTCAAAAATTTGGCATTTTTCGCACATTATGTCAAATTGTAAAATTGGCGAAAAATGTAATATCGGACAAAATGTTGTAGTTTCTCCAGATGTTGTTCTCGGCAACAATGTAAAAGTTCAAAATAATGTGTCGATTTATACAGGTGTAATTTGCGAAGACGATGTATTCCTTGGGCCTTCAATGGTTTTTACAAATGTTATAAATCCAAGAAGTGCAGTTATTAGGCGAGATGAATATTTAAAAACAATAGTAGGCGAAGGAGCTTCTCTCGGAGCAAATTGCACAATTGTTTGTGGTAATAATATTGGGAAATTTTCATTTGTTGGAGCCGGTGCAGTGGTTACAAAAGAAATTAAAGCATACTCTCTCGTTGTTGGAAATCCTGCCCGACACATTGGCTGGATGAGCGAATTCGGACACCGATTAAGTTTCGACGAAAATAATATTGCTATTTGCCCCGAAAGCAATGAGAAATACAAAATTGAACATAATGAAGTGAAAAAGATAATATAA
- a CDS encoding DegT/DnrJ/EryC1/StrS family aminotransferase yields the protein MKEIKMVDLYSQYLKIKPEVDNALESVIASTAFINGPEVKSFKANLESYLNVKHVIPCGNGTDALQISMMGLDLKPGDEVITTSFTFIATVEVIGLLGLKPILVDVDYDTFNIDPKSVEKAITKKTKAIVPVHLFGQCSDMNSIMKIAKQHNLYVIEDNAQAIGADYSFNENKKVKAGTIGDVGTTSFFPSKNLGGYGDGGAILTNNDELAEKLLSIVNHGMKVRYYHDRVGVNSRLDSLQAAILKIKLKHLDDYILARQKAASFYNNAFKNHENIITPITSSDTTHVFHQYTLKTKNVDRAKLIENLKSKGIPAMIYYPVPMHLQKAYKDERYKTGDFPVTELLSETVISLPMHTEMDNEQLNYITENFLNFIN from the coding sequence ATGAAAGAAATCAAAATGGTTGACCTATACAGTCAATATTTAAAAATAAAACCGGAAGTTGATAATGCTCTCGAAAGTGTAATTGCATCCACAGCATTTATTAATGGTCCTGAGGTTAAGTCATTTAAAGCCAATTTAGAATCATACTTGAATGTAAAACATGTAATCCCCTGCGGAAATGGAACCGATGCTCTGCAAATTTCAATGATGGGTTTAGATTTAAAACCCGGCGATGAGGTAATTACTACAAGTTTTACATTTATTGCAACAGTAGAAGTTATTGGTTTGCTCGGATTAAAACCTATTTTGGTTGATGTAGATTATGACACATTCAATATCGACCCAAAATCGGTTGAAAAAGCTATTACAAAAAAGACTAAGGCAATTGTCCCTGTCCATCTATTTGGGCAATGTTCTGATATGAACAGCATTATGAAAATTGCAAAACAGCACAATCTTTATGTTATTGAAGATAATGCTCAAGCTATCGGTGCAGATTATTCTTTCAATGAAAATAAAAAAGTAAAAGCCGGAACAATTGGAGATGTTGGAACTACATCATTTTTTCCATCGAAAAATCTTGGAGGCTATGGCGATGGCGGTGCAATTTTGACAAACAACGATGAATTGGCAGAAAAACTTCTCTCAATCGTAAATCATGGAATGAAAGTCAGATATTATCACGATAGAGTCGGAGTAAATTCCAGATTGGACTCGCTTCAGGCTGCTATTTTAAAAATCAAGTTGAAACACTTAGACGATTATATACTTGCAAGACAAAAAGCCGCAAGTTTTTACAATAATGCTTTCAAAAACCACGAAAATATTATCACGCCAATAACAAGTAGCGATACTACCCACGTTTTTCATCAATATACTTTAAAAACTAAAAATGTTGATAGAGCTAAATTGATTGAGAATTTGAAATCGAAAGGTATTCCTGCCATGATTTACTATCCTGTGCCAATGCACCTGCAAAAAGCATATAAAGATGAAAGATATAAAACCGGAGATTTCCCTGTAACTGAACTGCTTTCCGAAACCGTAATTTCTCTACCAATGCACACAGAAATGGACAATGAACAATTAAATTATATTACAGAAAACTTTTTGAATTTTATAAACTAA
- a CDS encoding twin-arginine translocase TatA/TatE family subunit yields the protein MNLFIIAGFVGPWQIALIVLAVLLLFGGKKIPELMKGLGQGMKEFKKATKKEDEEKNENLNN from the coding sequence ATGAATTTATTTATAATAGCTGGTTTTGTTGGTCCTTGGCAAATTGCTTTAATAGTATTGGCTGTATTACTACTTTTTGGTGGAAAAAAAATCCCGGAGCTAATGAAAGGATTGGGACAAGGAATGAAGGAATTTAAAAAAGCCACTAAAAAAGAAGATGAGGAGAAAAACGAAAACTTAAATAACTAA